The genomic stretch acaacattacatgacaggactacaatacaaataaatgggagaacatataggacagagaaacacacgaataataacTAACAAAAGATACCAGATTTAAAATTGATTACGCCAGACGTGCACTTCGTCCATACAAAACTaaccagatgaaaaaagttcgaaaagTTTGAACCTAAGTACTGACTTTTTTGTGTGAGGCACTCTTGAGAATTGAGCACTGAATACCAATGCTTGAGACATTCTCTTGAATTAATAACGGATTATCATGCAATAAAAAGCTCCCGACATAAGTATTGATTCGATCAGAACTGGTTTTAATGcacaaaatctaaaacaaaataaagctGTTTCGAGTAAATTAAAggttatttattcattttaaaaatgagacCGTTTTTCCgacatgttgaaataaaaaaactacAGCATTTGTAGTTTATGGTAACACAGATAAGTCCAGTCTTTATAGGCCATGATTGGCGAGGACACCATTGCTGCAATAAATAACGAATCTACCTATAACGTGACATTGAATTTGCTTCTAATCACAGAACAAATCTGAAGTATTTTAACCACGTGGGCTGTCGAATACAGTTGTGTACTTAATGGTACGTTtcacatttgtacatgtatatcattattTCAATGATACTTTTGTTCTTCTCTTTCAGCTGACATTCTAACTATTTTGTTCTTGGTTTATATCTGCATTGGAAGGTCATTTGGTGATTTAATGGATGAGGCAAATAGACTATATAAAGACCTGGTAAATGATTACAATAAAATAATACGACCATTACATGACAACAAGACAAGTACCATGGTGAATATGAGCTTCAGTTTGATATCTATaaaagattttgatgaagttaCTGGGAAATTTTCTGTAATTGGTTCGCTACACGTAACTTGGCATGATAATCGAATGATTTGGAACCAAACAGAATATGGAAATATAAATTCAATGATTTTCGGACAAAATGATGTTTGGAAACCTAATTTATTTCTTGGAAATGCTTTTGATGATATGTCTGCAATTGGAGAAGATTTTATAACGGTTAGGTACTATAACAATGGCACGGCAATCTGGACACCATTAGATATGATAATTACGTCGTGTTCTGTTGACGTGACACATTTTCCGTTTGACCAACAGACATGCGCAATCCATTTTATATCAGTGGGGACATTACCAGAGGAAATTGTCATGAACTCTGAAATTAATCATGCAATCATTACTCGTTATATTGAACATGAAATCTGGCAGCTAAATGAGACAACTGCATTTGCATCAATTGTTGGTGACGCGGGATCGCTGTTCAGTGTATTAATCACCGTTAATAGAAACCCTTTATTTTAccttgtaaacattttatttcctaTTATATTGCTTACTTTTCTTAATTCGTTCGAATTTTTGTTACCGGCGACGTCTGGTGAAAGAATATCCTTTTCCATAACAGTCTTATTAGCTATAGCCGTATTCATGACGATGATATCAAGTCATCTACCAAAAACGTCACGAACCATGTCAAGAGTGTGTTATTTTTTAATCAGCAACCTTATATTTAGCTGTATAATTTGTCTTCTTACTATCATACAACTCCGACTGTTCCATACATGCGACACGTGTTCAATTCCCACTTTTCTCCGGCGGTTAGCTGTCATGTGTAAATCACAGAAACACCGGAAATACTTTCCAAACGACCAAGATAAAATACAAAATGGAGGTGACACCATTGAAAATGAGGCTACACGAATAGACATTTTAGCTGAAGTATCCTGGGTTGATGTTTCCAAGGCTTTAGATATTTTCATGTTGTTGGTGTCGTTGTGTATTCAGCTGTTTATGCTAGTCGCTTTGTTTGTCTCAATTTTGTACTGATACTTGTATTATTGTCtgtaaatttgaagaaatatacttatatttgtaaaacaaagaaTCATTCGTATGTTCTCTCAATTGTTGTGGCTTGTTACTATCTGTTTTTATTGTTTGagcttgaaataaaaaaaagcaagacAAATGTTTGCATCAAAAGAGACCCTTGTCAACcttattttgtcttttatttatagatatttataGTTTTATACTCAGTTTTGGAAGTTCGTttaattatttatgaatttttaaaccTCGTAGGTTCCTAAAACTTTAGAACTCAATAACTGGCTTCTTTGATTCTATTATAATAAAAACTACAAAACagagttaaggtggtacctaacactacagggagataactctgtaatatcagctaaacgttttattaacgttgtgttgttaagggaatattaaagCTTCTCATTGATCAAAACTAgtctttgtcaaactgctatgtaaccagtgtaatttttctgataaaatggttagttcaaattttttgaaatttttatatttttgtcaaagggttaaagtaaatactttgtcaaaattttatgaaaactaaacgagccaaattaattttagtcaaggtgttgggtaccaccttaaattttattttatggaACATATTTATTTCCTATGAATTCATTTTGAGTaaatttggaaataaaaataaatacaaaactaaTCTTTGGATATGAATAATTATACATACGTATATTAATGTGTAGACATATTTTTGTGaccttttctatattttattgaaaCCAAGACTCTTTTCGTTTGTACTTCATAATCCTCGGGTTTCGATGTTTGACTGTATGAACTTTTGAAGTCAGTGTAGTATACGCCCAAACGCACACTTTAACCTATATCTGATTTGTCTTGAATTATCAGTAGATTTTCTTACCTGTCTACTGTAAAGCTAACCCTATCAGGAAGACTGAGGAATATGTGGTCTTTAAATGTGTTAGTATGTTTGGTATTTTCAGCCAGAATATCACTACTTCTAGCAGAAAACAGTAGTAAGTTCAAATAATTTAACTACTCTATTTTTTACAGAACTGAAAGAAACTTAATTCGTTTACAATGTAGAAAGGTTCGAAATGATACTGTAAAGTTAATTACTTTTGTAGAATTTTCTTTCCTTTACAACATAGGGAtatcttaaaatattaaaaacgaaGTAGTTGATTTAATTGTGCGTGTTTTGCTGTGCATGTACGATTTTAATTACATATTCCTCTCCTTTTTGTGTgctttttgctgtgcatgtacggattttgtgtcatgaatggataccccatatcctttgtttttatgccccacctacgatagtagaggggcattatgttttgtgGTCTGTGCGTCCCTTCGTCTGTCCCgctaagttttgttaaattttttgttcaaggtagtttttgatgaagtagaagtctaatcaacttgaaacttagcacactagttccctatgatatgatctttctaattttaatgtcaaataaaagcttttatcccaatttcacggtccactgaacatagaaaatgataagcgagtggggcatccgtgtactggggacacattcttgttctattATATCTTATATTTCAGCATCACATGTGTGCTACGACCACATTGGATGTTTTAGTAATAACGCACCATTCATGAACGCTTTTGGCTACTTACCGCTATCGCCGGACCATATCAATACTTCATTTCATCTATATACACAAGCGAACCCTAGCAATGGTCAACTTTTGAACCCTAACGGTGGTGCTGGGTCATTAAGGTCAACACACTTTGGACTTGCGCACAAGACTGTTTTTATAATTCATGGTTATCATGGCAATGAAAATAATCCTTGGATTCCACTAATGAAAGACCCACTCCTGAAAGTAAGAGAATTAacacaagtatttattatatgcGAAAAAAATGTAATTTGCAAATAAGAAAGATACCGGTAAGATTTTGTAATATCTTGTTGCTTGCTTATTTTTACACAGCTATTGGGGGCTGAGCtgtattttgaaataaacttGAGAAAAACATCTTTGCATTTGGGAGACACTAAGTACCTTTTCTTATTAATTTATGTTTGGATAAGAATACCCGTATCATACAGTTATTTGGGATAAAGCCTCAAATAAAAGTTGCACTTCGAAACTATCTAGGCATTTCATAGTTTGGTCTTTTGGTTTAAAAAACACAATTCATATTGTTAGAACTCAACTTACAAAACAAGAAGTTTCAAAACTTTAATAAACACAATTGGTGTTAAGGTAcctaaccagtgtaatttttctgacaaaacggttggttcaaaattttgaaatttttatatttttgttaaagggttaaagtaaatactttgacaaaatgttaagaaaattaaacaagccaaattaattttagtgaaagagTTGGCcatgggtaccaccttaaatcaatTTAAGGGATATTGGTTCCCACTTTACCCACTGGAATACGTGACAATCTTACTTGACTTAACAGAGacgaaaagaaagaaaagaaaaataataactatttatTGGTCATGTGTAAACAAATTGAACAAActcaaattaaatgtttttttcttaattgcgGAAAATGCAATACAAGACATAATGTGAAATAAATATTAGCTAGCCCACAAATGtaataattttgacaaattgaACAAACTAAAACTACTTTATTGAGCTTAATTGCGAAAAATGCAGTACAAGCCATAATATGAAATGAATATTAGCTAGCCCACAAATGTAATTTGTTTCATTACTTATAATTTAGTAACTTCTAACTGTCCATGTTTTCGTGTAAAAGTTATGTTACTTTTAGTTTGATGTAAATGTAATTGTTGTGATATGGACGAGAGGAGCCTTTGACAGTTACAACCAAGCTGTAGCAAATACACGGGTTGTCGGTGCTGTTACAGCTAACATGGTCAAATTATTACACAGTGCTGGAGGGGTCAGTTATAATGACGTGCACATAGTTGGACATAGCCTTGGTGCTCATGTTGCTGGTTACGTAGGCGAAACAGTCCCTATAGGCAGAATtacaggtaagtttttaaaaaataacttgAAGCATATCGAATGAAACATAAACAGCAGGATTAGTTTAAAACACAACATTTGGTGTGTGAGTTATATTTATCAAACCAGTTTTATGGgaataatatataattttctcACCAGTTTTAATGTCACCgttcattttcttttattctCGGAATAGAGTGTGACTTAGTGTCAATCCGCTCACTTATATATCATGAATTTTTTGCACTTGTAAATTTAAGTAGCAGTCATTCATAATTTGTAGACTTCCTGCAACATAATTATTGAAAGACAGATATGTCTAAAATTTATGGGGCTTCGGTGGCggagtggtctaagtagtaactactgtaatcactagccagtcaacacagAGGTTGTCAGTTCGAACCCCGaacgtgcgggtgcactcgaatTCAATCTGAATTGACTAGGAGTGACAGTTTTaatatcgaaggtcggtggttttctgtGGGCATTCCGGCTTcctcaccaataaaaactgaccgccacgaaatagccttactgcggtgcttaaaagtggcgttaaaacactaaaaatcaaaaatcaaatctaAAAGTTTATCGAAGATAGATAGATTGATGGTTCACGCCACTTTTTTGTTTCGTGGCGGTCATGTTTTATTGTTGAAGGGAGGCTGGAGTGCGCGGAGAGAACCACCGACcattgataggaaaactgactgACAATCCTAGTCTGGTGTATTATGAGTAGAGTCTAGCTCACCTGCCATGTGCGGGATTTGAACTCTCAACATCGGTATTGACAGGCTTTTGATACAAAAGTCCGAATACTTGCACCACTCGGCCACCGTTACCCTCttgtttataatacattttttttttataaaataagaacTGAAAGGGTAGTGTTGGCTATTGATAGGTCTAGACCCGGCTGGTCCAGAATTTAATACTGCTGATCAAAGAGTACGATTGGACCCTGCAGATGCAGCATTTGTTGATATAATTCACACTGACGGTGGTAAGTGTAACCTACTACGTCATTAGATTGGACCCTACAGATGCAGCATTTGTTGATATAATTCACACTGACGGTGATAAGTGTAACCTAATACGTCATTAGATTGGATCCTGCAGATGCagcatttgttaatataattcacaCTGACGGTGGTAAGTGTAACCTAATACGTCATTAGATTGGACCCTGCAGATGCAGCATTTGTTGATATAATTCACACTGACGGTGGTAAGTGTAACCTAATACGTCATTAGATTGGACCCTTCAGATGCagcatttgttaatataattcacaCTGACGGTGGTAAGTGTAACCTAATACGTCATTAGATTGGACCCTGCAGATGCAGCATTTGTTGATATAATTCACACTGACGGTGGTAAGTGTAACCTAATACGTCATTAGATTGAACCCTGCAGATGCAGCATTTATTAATATAATTCACACTGACGGTGGTAAGTGTAACCTAATACGTCATTAGACTGGACCATTCAGATGCagcatttgttaatataattcacaCTGACGGTGATAAGTGTAACCTAATACGTCATTAGATTGGACCCTGCAGATGCAGCATTTGTTGATATAATTCACACTGACGGTGGTAAGTGTAACCTAATACGTCATTAGATTGGACCCTGCAGATGCAGCATTTGTTGATATAATTCACACTGACGGTGGTAAGTGTAACCTAATACGTCATTAGATTGGATCCTGCAGATGCagcatttgttaatataattcacaCTGACGGTGGTAAGTGTAACCTAATACGTCATTAGATTGGACCCTGCAGATGCAGCATTTGTTGATATAATTCACACTGACGGTGGTAAGTGTAACCTAATACGTCATTAGACTGGACCCTTCAGATGCagcatttgttaatataattcacaCTGACGGTGGTAAGTGTAACCTAATACGTCATCAGATTGGACCCTGCAGATGCAACATTTGTTTATATGATACACACTGACGGTGGTAAGTGTAACCTAATACGTCATTAGATTAGACCCTGCAGATGCAACATTTGTTAATATAATACACACTGACGGTGGTAAGTGTAACCTAATACGTCATTAGATTGGACCCTGCAGATGCAACATTTGTTAATATAATACACACTGACGGTGGTAAGTGTAACCTAATACGTCATTAGATTGGACCCTGTAGATGCAGCATTTGTTGATATAATTCACACTGACGGCGATAAGTGTTACCTAATACGTCATTAGATTGGACCCTACAGATGCAGCATTTGTTGATATAATTCACACTGACGGTGGTAAGTGTAACCTAATACGTCATTAGATTGGACCCTGCAGATGCagcatttgttaatataattcacaCTGACGGTAGTAAGTGTAACCTACAtgcatttgttaatataattcacaCTGACGGTGGTAAGTGTAACCTATAGTACGTCATTAGATTGGACCCTGCAGATGCaacatttgttaatataattcacaCTGACGATGGTAAGTGTAACCTAATACGTCATTAGACTGGACCATTCAGATGCagcatttgttaatataattcacaCTGACGGTGATAAGTGTAACCTAATACGTCATTAGATTGGACCCTGCAGATGCaacatttgttaatataattcacaCTGACGGTGATAAGTGTAACCTAATACGTCATTAGATTGGACCCTGCAGATGCaacatttgttaatataattcacaCTGACGGTGATAAGTGTAACCTAATACGTAATTAGATTGGACACTGCAGATGCAGCATTTGTTGATATAATTCACACTGACGGTAGTAAGTGTAACCTACAtgcatttgttaatataattcacaCTGACGGTGATAAGTGTAACCTAATACGTCATTAGATTGGACCCTGCAGATGCagcatttgttaatataattcacaCTGACGGTGATAAGTGTAACCTAATACGTCATTAGATTGGATCCTGCAGATGCagcatttgttaatataattcacaCTGACGGTGATAAGTGTTACCTAATACGTCATTAGATTGGATCCTGCAGATGCaacatttgttaatataattcacaCTGACGGTGGTAAGTGTAACCTAATACGTCATTAGATTGGACCCTGCAGATGCAACATTTGTTGATATAATTCACACTGACGGTGATAAGTGTTACCTAATACGTCGTTAGATTGGATCCTGCAGATGCagcatttgttaatataattcacaCTGACGGTGGTAAGTGTAACCTAATACGTCATTAGATTGGACCCTGCAGATGCagcatttgttaatataattcacaCTGATGGTGATAAGTGTTACCTACATGCATTTGTTGATATAATTCACACTGATGGTGGTAAGTGTTACCTAATACGTCATTAGATTGGACCCTGCAGATGCagcatttgttaatataattcacaCTGATGGTGATAAGTGTAACCTACATGCATTTGTTGATATAATTCACACTGATGGTGGTAAGTGTAACCTAATACGTCATTAGATTGGACCCTGCAGATGCagcatttgttaatataattcacaCTGATGGTGATAAGTGTAACCTACATGCATTTGTTGATATAATTCACACTGACGGTGATAAGTGTTACCTAATACGTCATTAGATTGGACCCTGCAGATGCagcatttgttaatataattcacaCTGATGGTGATAAGTGTAACCTACATGCATTTGTTGATATAATTCACACTGATGGTGGTAAGTGTAACCTAATACGTCATTAGATTGGACCCTGCAGATGCagcatttgttaatataattcacaCTGATGGTGATAAGTGTAACCTACATGCATTTGTTGATATAATTCACACTGATGGTGATAAGTGTTACCTAATACGTCATTAGATTGGACCCTGCAGATGCaacatttgttaatataattcacaCTGACGGTGATAAGTGTAACCTAATACGTCATTAGATTGGATCCTGCAGATGCagcatttgttaatataattcacaCTGACGGTGATCAGTGTTACCTAATACGTCATTAGATTGGACCCTGCAGATGCagcatttgttaatataattcacaCTGATGGTGATAAGTGTTACCTAATACGTCATTAGATTGGATCCTGCAGATGCagcatttgttaatataattcacaCTGACGGTGGTAAGTGTAACCTTATACGTCATTAGATTGGACCCTGCAGATGCAGCATTTGTTGATATAATTCACACTGACGGTGGTAAGTGTAACCTAATACGTCATTAGATTGGACCCTACAGATGCAGCATTTGTTGATATAATACACACTGACGGTGGTAAGTGTAACCTAATACGTCATTAGATTGGACACTGCAGATGCAGCATTTGTTGATATAATTCACACTGATGGTGGTAAGTGTAACCTTATACGTCATTAGATTGGACCCTGCAGATGCAGCATTTGTTAATATCATTCACACTGACGGTGATAAGTGTTACCTAATACGTCATTAGACTGGACCCTTCAGATGCagcatttgttaatataattcacaCTGACGGTGATAAGTGTAACCTAATACGTCATTAGATTGGACCCTGCAGATGCAGCATTTGTTGATATAATTCACACTGATGGTGATAAGTGTTACCTAATACGTCATTAGATTGGATCCTGCAGATGCAGCATTTGTTGATATAATTCACACTGATGGTGATAAGTGTAACCTAATACGTCATTAGATTGGACCCTTCAGATGCagcatttgttaatataattcacaCTGACGGTGATAAGTGTTACCTAATACGTCATTAGATTGGATCCTGCAGATGCagcatttgttaatataattc from Mytilus edulis chromosome 7, xbMytEdul2.2, whole genome shotgun sequence encodes the following:
- the LOC139481493 gene encoding acetylcholine receptor subunit alpha-like — translated: MDEANRLYKDLVNDYNKIIRPLHDNKTSTMVNMSFSLISIKDFDEVTGKFSVIGSLHVTWHDNRMIWNQTEYGNINSMIFGQNDVWKPNLFLGNAFDDMSAIGEDFITVRYYNNGTAIWTPLDMIITSCSVDVTHFPFDQQTCAIHFISVGTLPEEIVMNSEINHAIITRYIEHEIWQLNETTAFASIVGDAGSLFSVLITVNRNPLFYLVNILFPIILLTFLNSFEFLLPATSGERISFSITVLLAIAVFMTMISSHLPKTSRTMSRVCYFLISNLIFSCIICLLTIIQLRLFHTCDTCSIPTFLRRLAVMCKSQKHRKYFPNDQDKIQNGGDTIENEATRIDILAEVSWVDVSKALDIFMLLVSLCIQLFMLVALFVSILY
- the LOC139481494 gene encoding pancreatic lipase-related protein 2-like — encoded protein: MWSLNVLVCLVFSARISLLLAENSTSHVCYDHIGCFSNNAPFMNAFGYLPLSPDHINTSFHLYTQANPSNGQLLNPNGGAGSLRSTHFGLAHKTVFIIHGYHGNENNPWIPLMKDPLLKFDVNVIVVIWTRGAFDSYNQAVANTRVVGAVTANMVKLLHSAGGVSYNDVHIVGHSLGAHVAGYVGETVPIGRITGLDPAGPEFNTADQRVRLDPADAAFVDIIHTDGALGFQHTMGHVDFYPNGGRSQPGCLFDKIAPFYSCGHMRSIYYFIESIDTKCHFTSHPCDSQDDYKHSLCSGCGIGCLEMGYHISPSARGTFYLKTSPHYPYCAGSH